One genomic window of Desulfobulbaceae bacterium includes the following:
- a CDS encoding DUF4115 domain-containing protein: MKSSPDSNTQGHQDDTPRSRQSLGTLLKEGRKAKGKSLEEISQATGIGLSKLQALENGERRGLPADIFVRGFIRMISAQINIDSQTALELFEREWGGRETSDDTSLLQGEAFAKSSVILRRWPAFLSILILGTMIYLAAKFLFPALFIVPTQPLGEILSNELPEIKIVSNEQEQKPPEIVEENSATPVTNAPDDTQEYKKKIDRNELKESMPTVIIEQVQAPAESEPAEPLTDRTSEVIEANLTDPLDSTVQQDTADVTTKSIPDMSDEVTHYTLNLKFNERTWVKISLDGQEAQEEIFKRNSEKTWDADKSIDLYLGNAGGVKVTLNGEPMPLKQESGQTVRLQIP, from the coding sequence ATGAAAAGCTCTCCAGATTCAAACACACAAGGTCATCAGGACGACACTCCTCGCTCAAGGCAATCTTTGGGGACCTTACTTAAAGAAGGCCGAAAAGCTAAGGGCAAATCACTTGAAGAAATCTCCCAAGCAACGGGAATCGGTTTATCAAAACTCCAAGCCTTAGAAAATGGTGAGCGAAGAGGATTGCCGGCAGATATTTTTGTTCGTGGTTTTATTCGCATGATATCTGCGCAAATCAATATAGACTCCCAAACTGCCTTAGAACTCTTTGAACGTGAATGGGGAGGGCGTGAAACATCTGATGACACGTCTCTTCTTCAAGGTGAGGCCTTTGCCAAATCTTCGGTTATCCTCAGGCGTTGGCCGGCTTTTTTATCAATCCTAATTCTTGGAACAATGATCTATCTGGCTGCAAAATTTCTCTTTCCCGCTCTTTTTATTGTTCCAACTCAACCACTCGGTGAAATATTATCGAACGAACTGCCAGAAATCAAAATTGTCTCTAATGAACAAGAGCAAAAGCCACCTGAAATAGTAGAAGAAAATAGCGCAACGCCAGTTACAAACGCTCCAGACGACACACAAGAGTATAAAAAAAAGATCGACAGAAATGAGCTCAAGGAGTCGATGCCTACAGTCATCATAGAGCAGGTTCAAGCGCCAGCAGAGAGCGAGCCTGCTGAACCGCTTACCGATCGAACCAGCGAAGTGATTGAGGCTAACCTGACAGATCCGCTTGACAGCACAGTTCAGCAAGATACAGCTGATGTCACAACTAAATCAATACCGGATATGTCAGATGAAGTAACCCACTACACCCTCAATCTCAAATTTAACGAAAGAACCTGGGTGAAGATTTCTCTTGACGGGCAGGAAGCACAGGAGGAGATTTTCAAAAGAAACTCAGAGAAAACCTGGGATGCTGATAAATCCATCGATCTGTACCTCGGCAACGCCGGTGGTGTAAAGGTCACTCTCAACGGTGAACCAATGCCTCTTAAACAGGAGTCTGGTCAAACTGTACGATTGCAGATTCCCTAA
- the mfd gene encoding transcription-repair coupling factor, with the protein MKHIAEHSLESATVSGLQPGAIAVFAAQLLEQSNEPLLCILPSESQAQQFSQDLSFFSSRTILHYPGYEIPPYTPLSPDPQTTAQRLSTLYSIQTIHDTYVVISSVEALLRKVMPTKVLTSLAELIIAGEETDLQELITSLIASGYEQMSLVQNAGEFSHRGGILDIFPPGFQFPIRLDFFGDFVETIRTFDPISQRSVDQILEAEIIPVHDVLFPAIDSDEHTKLLLRLNRFGKELDWNSDEQEVIAEKIENSLKFPGIEFFLPAFYDKLSSPLAYIPQNCRVLLIDTHEIKRSQQLITERISANYNEACQQQSITFPPDMLFLDEQTLTAEIGKRRCINFIDFEDVAMSPIEILDGLESKYTGSSDEPLIKSVSSAQQFSFHSSNHKLIRQHIDLQRKKQGLLAPLVNYLHSWLNNDDSIHIACRSHRHATQLFSMLEGHGLPLEFIDSCFQFSRFNEKTVSIYPYPLTDGFDLIDEKIHFLSEQELFGEKRFSSKKRTKAPANEPPINFEELKVGDIVVNSTHGLGVYDGIINMTINAVHNDFLVLSYKDNDKLYIPVDRMNTVSKYNGLSEKTPVISRLGSKQWVTAKKKVQEAVWKVAQSLLNLYARRKLVTGITFSRPDSLYTELEESFPYDETPGQIKAINNVIDDLTREQCMDRLVCGDVGFGKTEVAVRAAFKVVTDGYQVAILVPTTVLAEQHAQTFKERLEGFPVTVECLNRFRTPAQQRKIVADLNAGKVDIIIGTHRILSKDVIFNKLGLLIIDEEHRFGVSHKEKLKMLKTGIDVLTLTATPIPRTLQMSLLGVRDLSVISSPPRSRRSIKTFIAKYSDLVVKEAIIRELQRGGQVFFVHNRVRSIHDFAFRIQNLVPEAKIAVAHGQMPAKNLEEIMVSFVRQEINVLISTTIIESGLDIPNANTIIINRADRMGLAEIYQLRGRVGRSSEQAYAYLLVPSLEHLPKDAKQRLKALMEYNELGGGFKLALSDLQIRGGGNILGESQSGNISAVGYDLYLDLLQKTVEDLKRRDEFGDNSEHMEEIEPEINLLVSAYIPDTYITDSDQRYIAYRRLSSLNTEADLDDLAEEFTDRYGKLPEQTTNLFSVIRLKPYLKQLRISKLEKAPEALVFSFADNTPVTPQNILLYIENSKNKVRLTPDGRLVVSIPANTGESIFEVCKNILRSIR; encoded by the coding sequence ATAAAGCATATTGCAGAGCATTCACTTGAATCTGCAACAGTATCGGGTCTGCAACCAGGCGCAATTGCAGTCTTTGCGGCTCAACTCCTCGAGCAATCTAACGAGCCGCTCCTCTGCATTCTTCCCAGTGAATCCCAGGCCCAACAGTTCAGCCAGGATCTCTCTTTTTTTTCATCAAGAACAATACTCCATTATCCCGGCTACGAAATACCGCCATACACCCCGCTCTCACCAGATCCACAAACTACTGCCCAGCGCCTGTCAACTCTGTATTCAATTCAGACAATACATGATACCTACGTTGTTATCTCATCTGTCGAAGCGCTACTCAGAAAGGTTATGCCGACTAAAGTTCTTACTAGCCTGGCAGAACTTATTATTGCAGGTGAAGAAACTGATCTGCAAGAGTTAATAACAAGCCTTATTGCCTCCGGGTATGAACAGATGAGTCTGGTTCAAAATGCCGGCGAGTTTTCACACCGAGGTGGCATTCTTGATATTTTCCCTCCAGGTTTCCAGTTTCCAATTCGGTTGGATTTTTTTGGTGATTTTGTCGAAACCATCCGAACCTTTGACCCCATCAGCCAACGCTCTGTTGATCAGATTTTAGAGGCTGAAATTATACCTGTCCATGACGTTTTGTTTCCAGCTATCGACTCAGATGAACACACAAAACTTCTATTGCGCCTTAACAGATTCGGCAAAGAACTCGACTGGAATAGTGACGAGCAGGAGGTCATAGCCGAGAAAATCGAAAACAGTCTTAAATTTCCCGGTATTGAATTCTTCCTCCCTGCATTTTACGATAAACTCAGCAGTCCGCTGGCCTACATTCCTCAAAACTGCCGCGTACTTCTTATTGATACCCATGAGATAAAACGATCCCAACAACTTATTACTGAGCGGATCTCGGCAAATTACAATGAAGCATGCCAGCAACAATCAATCACCTTCCCCCCCGACATGCTCTTTCTAGATGAACAAACTCTTACTGCAGAAATAGGCAAACGCCGTTGTATCAACTTCATTGACTTTGAAGATGTGGCTATGAGTCCTATTGAAATACTCGATGGTCTGGAGTCCAAATACACAGGCAGTTCGGATGAACCTTTAATTAAATCGGTATCATCTGCTCAGCAGTTTTCATTTCACTCCAGCAACCACAAACTCATACGCCAGCACATTGACCTCCAGCGCAAGAAGCAGGGTTTGCTCGCTCCTCTGGTTAACTACCTGCACTCCTGGCTCAACAATGACGATTCAATACATATTGCCTGTAGATCCCATCGTCATGCTACGCAGTTATTTTCCATGCTTGAAGGCCACGGCCTGCCGCTCGAGTTTATCGATAGTTGTTTTCAGTTCAGCCGGTTTAATGAAAAAACTGTTTCAATCTACCCATATCCTCTTACCGATGGTTTCGACTTAATTGATGAAAAAATACATTTTTTGTCTGAACAAGAGCTTTTTGGCGAGAAACGTTTTTCATCAAAAAAAAGGACTAAAGCTCCAGCAAATGAGCCACCAATCAACTTTGAAGAGTTAAAGGTTGGTGACATTGTTGTAAACAGCACCCATGGACTCGGCGTATATGACGGTATTATCAATATGACGATCAATGCAGTCCATAACGACTTCCTGGTGCTTTCGTATAAAGACAACGATAAGCTTTACATCCCCGTCGACCGAATGAATACGGTCAGTAAGTACAACGGATTGTCAGAAAAAACTCCGGTCATCTCAAGGCTTGGCAGTAAACAATGGGTTACAGCTAAAAAGAAGGTGCAAGAAGCCGTCTGGAAGGTGGCCCAGAGCCTGCTCAATCTTTACGCCCGCAGAAAACTTGTTACCGGCATCACATTTTCCCGCCCGGACAGCCTCTACACTGAACTTGAAGAATCCTTTCCCTACGACGAAACGCCTGGCCAGATCAAAGCAATAAATAATGTCATTGATGATCTGACAAGAGAACAGTGCATGGATCGCCTTGTCTGTGGTGACGTTGGTTTTGGAAAAACCGAAGTGGCCGTGCGGGCTGCCTTCAAGGTTGTAACAGATGGCTATCAAGTCGCTATTTTAGTGCCCACAACTGTTCTGGCTGAACAACACGCCCAGACTTTCAAAGAACGGCTTGAAGGCTTTCCGGTAACAGTCGAATGTCTTAACAGGTTCCGAACCCCAGCCCAGCAGCGCAAAATTGTTGCCGACTTAAATGCCGGCAAGGTCGATATTATAATTGGCACCCATAGAATACTTTCCAAAGACGTTATCTTCAATAAACTCGGTCTGCTTATTATTGATGAAGAACATCGCTTCGGTGTTTCCCACAAAGAAAAACTTAAAATGCTTAAAACCGGCATTGATGTTTTGACCCTTACTGCCACCCCGATCCCCAGAACATTGCAGATGTCACTTCTTGGTGTTCGTGATCTTTCGGTTATCTCATCCCCGCCACGAAGCCGCCGTTCAATTAAAACCTTTATAGCAAAGTATTCCGACCTTGTTGTCAAGGAAGCGATTATCCGTGAGCTACAGAGAGGGGGACAGGTATTTTTCGTCCACAACAGAGTTCGCTCAATACATGATTTTGCCTTTAGGATACAAAATTTAGTTCCAGAAGCAAAAATTGCCGTAGCACACGGTCAAATGCCCGCCAAAAATCTCGAAGAGATAATGGTCAGTTTTGTTCGACAAGAGATTAATGTTCTGATCTCAACTACCATCATCGAGTCTGGCCTTGACATACCAAATGCCAATACAATTATCATAAACCGTGCTGACCGCATGGGTCTTGCTGAAATATACCAACTTCGCGGTCGTGTCGGCCGGAGTTCCGAACAAGCCTATGCCTATCTGCTTGTCCCGTCACTTGAGCATTTACCGAAAGATGCCAAACAACGTTTAAAAGCATTAATGGAATATAATGAGCTTGGTGGCGGTTTTAAACTGGCACTTAGCGATCTGCAAATCCGCGGTGGCGGCAATATTCTCGGTGAGTCACAAAGCGGCAATATTTCTGCTGTCGGCTACGACCTTTACCTGGATCTTTTACAAAAAACAGTTGAAGATCTAAAAAGAAGAGATGAGTTTGGCGATAACTCAGAACATATGGAAGAGATCGAACCTGAGATAAACTTATTAGTATCCGCCTATATCCCCGATACGTATATTACTGATTCGGATCAACGTTATATCGCTTACCGAAGACTCTCCAGTCTTAATACTGAGGCTGATCTTGACGATTTGGCAGAAGAGTTCACCGATCGCTACGGAAAACTACCAGAACAGACAACAAATCTTTTCTCAGTTATCCGTTTAAAACCGTACTTAAAACAGTTGCGGATATCAAAACTTGAAAAAGCCCCGGAAGCTCTCGTCTTTTCCTTTGCAGACAACACCCCTGTTACCCCCCAGAACATTCTTCTCTACATCGAAAACAGTAAGAACAAAGTCCGGTTGACGCCTGATGGCCGACTTGTTGTTTCTATTCCCGCCAATACTGGTGAATCAATCTTTGAGGTCTGTAAAAATATATTGCGCTCAATCAGGTAG
- a CDS encoding ABC transporter ATP-binding protein yields MAQPLLNACNLTKRFNKGTTLEIFTDLNFTLNEGETVAIVGSSGTGKTTLLNILGTLEKPCSGTLYLRGENIFDLKGTKLAAFRNRTIGFVFQFHHLLPEFSALENIIIPGMIAGIAKDELTDDAMQLLTKVGLNNRSSHKVGELSGGEQQRVSLARALIMKPSILLADEPTGNLDPKTGEKVFQLIVEMNEAYSLSTVMVTHNMTLAKTLGSCLTLDKGKLHKTF; encoded by the coding sequence ATGGCTCAACCATTACTCAACGCCTGTAATCTCACTAAACGTTTTAACAAAGGCACAACCCTTGAGATTTTCACAGACCTGAACTTCACTCTCAATGAGGGGGAAACAGTTGCTATAGTTGGAAGTTCCGGCACCGGCAAGACCACGCTCCTGAATATTTTAGGTACACTCGAAAAACCATGTTCAGGTACGCTTTACCTGAGAGGTGAAAACATATTCGATCTTAAAGGGACAAAACTTGCTGCCTTTCGAAATAGAACAATTGGCTTTGTCTTTCAATTTCATCATCTCTTACCTGAATTTTCTGCACTCGAAAACATAATCATTCCTGGCATGATTGCCGGCATAGCAAAAGATGAACTTACTGATGACGCCATGCAGTTACTTACCAAAGTAGGCCTAAACAATAGATCTTCTCATAAAGTTGGTGAGTTGTCCGGTGGAGAGCAACAACGCGTTTCACTTGCCAGAGCCTTGATAATGAAACCTTCTATTCTCTTAGCCGACGAACCAACCGGCAACCTCGACCCTAAAACTGGTGAAAAAGTTTTTCAACTAATAGTTGAAATGAATGAAGCCTACTCTTTATCAACGGTAATGGTTACTCACAATATGACACTGGCAAAAACCCTTGGATCCTGTCTTACCCTGGACAAAGGTAAACTGCATAAAACTTTTTAG
- the bamA gene encoding outer membrane protein assembly factor BamA: MISLFSSSPKSSSHLDLYTNPSSFPTFLAFLLLIPLLALFVQPLPVYATGNTQTIFIPLKINSDSDGTNISETADKTLKESVTPKGFTLLSRDIVSQAVDFNGSWPPAFESLNAIIPADTDYLVAGSLTKTGDFISVDMVVLDMLDSSQAKYYFEEGKTTDLLQIFNRITSNILAFTNRHSIVATVSISGNKKIDSGAIIQKIGLSNGSAYDPATLRQALKNIYAMGYFEDISVQVNESESGRDIIFEVVEKPVVGQILISGDKELEADDIREVIEIVPNNIISTRDVQDSVESIKALYKEKGFYDTRISTVLTDTDSQKVDVEFKIKEGQKVFIKDIIITGNNAFKDKTLKKILQTSERGWLSWFTDSGVLNHDIVDQDSSRLGAYYHNNGYIDAKVGSPEIIQDGEWITVTFNVEEGDRYRVGTVDITGDLIEDKALLFRRLNIINEKFFSSKILRDDVLSLTDRYAEKGYAFAEANPTTSKDLEFKRVNIVIDLVKQDLVYINRIIVKGNSRTRDKVIRRQMLIKETGIFNAAALKKSHNRLQRLEYFETVEINPVPTVDDTLMDIVVEVEEKATGNFSIGAGYSSIDSFMFMGEISQNNFLGKGQHMALQANISGNSTQYNLKFTEPQLADSKLLFGIDFYDWQRDYDDYTKDSQGVGIRFGYPIWKLWHLSAGYTFDDSVLSDVLDTAPIEILDSQDINTTSAINFGLGEDTRNRGSDPSEGHTYSIRAKYAGGFLGGDSEFTKLEGTTNWYYPITKETVVHWKLSAGEVYTNSDDKLPVYEKFYLGGINSIRGFKSGSISPRDLVRDVKIGGDKMWYYNLEWIFPLVKEAGLKGLVFFDVGNVYGKDANWDFSDIKKSTGFGFRWLSPMGPLRLEWGYNLDPKEYEVQDNWDFNIGGAF, from the coding sequence ATGATTAGCCTTTTTAGCAGTTCACCTAAATCATCGTCTCATCTTGATCTATATACAAATCCCTCTAGTTTTCCGACGTTTCTGGCATTCCTTTTACTAATCCCGCTACTGGCCCTGTTTGTTCAACCCTTACCGGTTTATGCTACCGGAAACACTCAGACAATCTTCATTCCTCTCAAAATCAACTCTGATTCAGATGGTACAAACATATCCGAAACAGCTGACAAGACACTTAAAGAGTCCGTTACCCCAAAGGGGTTTACTCTTCTATCTCGCGATATTGTTTCCCAGGCGGTTGACTTTAATGGATCATGGCCCCCGGCCTTCGAGAGCTTAAATGCTATTATACCCGCTGACACGGACTATTTAGTTGCCGGCAGTCTAACCAAAACTGGTGATTTTATCAGTGTTGACATGGTCGTTCTGGACATGCTGGATTCCAGTCAGGCAAAATATTATTTTGAAGAAGGAAAGACTACTGATCTTCTTCAAATATTTAATCGTATTACCAGCAACATACTCGCCTTCACTAACCGTCACTCCATTGTCGCAACCGTTTCGATTTCCGGAAATAAAAAAATAGACAGTGGCGCTATAATCCAAAAAATCGGCCTGTCAAACGGCTCAGCATACGATCCAGCAACACTTCGACAGGCCTTAAAAAATATTTATGCAATGGGTTATTTTGAAGACATTTCAGTTCAGGTAAACGAATCTGAAAGCGGACGTGATATTATCTTCGAAGTCGTTGAAAAACCTGTTGTCGGCCAGATACTTATTTCCGGAGATAAAGAACTTGAAGCTGATGACATTCGTGAAGTTATTGAAATTGTCCCCAACAATATTATCAGCACCCGCGATGTACAGGATTCTGTTGAAAGCATAAAGGCTCTTTACAAAGAAAAAGGGTTTTATGACACCAGGATTTCTACAGTCCTAACAGATACAGATTCTCAAAAAGTCGATGTCGAGTTTAAAATCAAAGAGGGCCAAAAGGTATTTATTAAGGATATTATCATCACCGGCAACAACGCCTTTAAAGACAAAACGCTTAAAAAGATTCTCCAGACCTCTGAGAGAGGATGGCTCTCCTGGTTCACCGACAGTGGTGTTTTAAATCACGATATCGTTGACCAGGACTCATCCAGACTTGGGGCCTATTATCACAATAATGGCTATATCGATGCAAAGGTTGGAAGTCCTGAAATAATCCAAGATGGTGAATGGATTACCGTCACCTTTAACGTTGAAGAAGGCGATCGATATCGAGTTGGCACTGTCGATATTACCGGCGATTTGATTGAAGACAAAGCCCTGCTTTTTAGGCGCCTGAACATAATCAATGAAAAATTCTTCAGCAGTAAAATACTACGAGACGACGTCCTCTCTCTCACTGACCGTTATGCAGAGAAGGGCTATGCTTTTGCAGAAGCAAATCCGACAACCTCCAAAGACCTGGAGTTTAAACGGGTTAACATCGTCATCGATCTGGTTAAACAAGATTTAGTATATATCAACAGGATCATCGTTAAAGGCAACTCCCGTACACGCGATAAAGTTATACGCCGACAGATGCTGATTAAGGAAACCGGTATTTTCAATGCCGCAGCTCTAAAGAAAAGTCATAACCGATTACAGCGGCTTGAGTATTTTGAAACTGTCGAGATCAACCCAGTACCTACTGTCGATGATACGTTAATGGATATTGTGGTTGAGGTTGAAGAAAAGGCAACAGGCAATTTTAGCATTGGCGCTGGTTATAGCTCTATCGACAGCTTTATGTTCATGGGAGAAATCAGTCAGAACAACTTTTTAGGTAAAGGCCAGCACATGGCTTTGCAAGCCAATATCAGCGGCAACAGCACACAATACAACCTTAAATTCACTGAACCCCAGCTGGCGGACAGCAAGCTGTTATTCGGCATAGATTTTTATGATTGGCAAAGAGACTATGACGATTACACCAAAGATTCCCAGGGGGTCGGTATTCGTTTTGGTTACCCTATCTGGAAACTGTGGCATCTATCCGCTGGTTATACCTTTGATGATTCGGTCTTAAGCGACGTTTTAGACACAGCTCCTATAGAAATTTTAGACTCACAAGATATAAATACTACAAGTGCCATAAATTTTGGCCTTGGTGAAGATACACGAAATCGCGGATCCGATCCAAGTGAAGGACACACCTACTCCATCAGAGCGAAGTATGCCGGTGGCTTTCTGGGTGGAGACAGTGAATTCACTAAACTTGAAGGCACAACCAATTGGTATTATCCCATTACCAAAGAGACCGTTGTACACTGGAAACTCTCGGCCGGGGAAGTTTACACCAACTCTGATGACAAACTCCCAGTATATGAAAAGTTTTATTTAGGCGGCATCAACTCTATCCGCGGTTTTAAATCTGGCAGTATCAGCCCAAGAGATCTTGTCCGCGATGTAAAAATCGGTGGTGATAAGATGTGGTATTATAATCTTGAGTGGATATTTCCACTTGTTAAAGAGGCCGGTTTGAAAGGACTTGTGTTTTTTGATGTCGGTAATGTGTACGGCAAAGATGCTAACTGGGATTTCAGTGATATTAAAAAGAGTACTGGTTTCGGTTTCCGCTGGCTTTCCCCCATGGGGCCCCTCCGTTTAGAGTGGGGCTACAATCTTGACCCAAAAGAGTACGAAGTCCAGGATAACTGGGACTTTAATATTGGCGGCGCCTTCTAA
- a CDS encoding peptidylprolyl isomerase gives MPLIPILLSFAFCLFHPISGNAEIVDRIVATVDQNIITLSELNEEGHAYFQAIMQNVPTQQLESEMQKARKEVLDQLIERLLIQQQADKFDMKISEEDIDITIDSILMENNISIADFRHDLQTRGTSEDVYRQKVRSNMLRSRLINFLIRSKIVISEEKIQNYYNKYYANKLSASGYHILQMGFLWGDKYKVKTQEEARQNAEYARKKLLEGEDFATLAKNLSDLPSAEDGGDIGTFEEKELAAYMRDTILAMQPGETTPIIQTPVGFQILKLLSSNKDNSQPLPFNEVHDEIKTLLFRQEMEKSYDQWISDIRASSYIKHNL, from the coding sequence ATGCCACTTATACCTATCCTGCTCTCTTTTGCCTTTTGTCTTTTTCACCCCATTTCCGGCAATGCCGAAATTGTTGACAGAATTGTTGCAACTGTTGACCAGAACATCATCACCCTTTCTGAATTGAATGAAGAAGGACATGCCTATTTCCAAGCCATTATGCAGAACGTACCGACTCAACAACTTGAGTCAGAGATGCAGAAAGCTCGGAAGGAAGTCCTTGACCAACTGATAGAACGGCTTCTGATTCAGCAACAGGCAGATAAATTCGACATGAAAATCAGTGAAGAAGATATCGATATCACCATTGATTCAATTCTTATGGAGAACAATATTTCAATTGCCGACTTCAGACATGACCTTCAAACCAGGGGTACATCCGAAGACGTCTATCGGCAAAAAGTACGAAGCAATATGTTGCGATCACGGTTAATTAATTTTCTTATTCGTTCCAAAATCGTTATTTCAGAAGAAAAGATCCAGAACTATTACAATAAATACTATGCAAACAAGCTCTCTGCTTCTGGGTATCATATCTTACAGATGGGGTTTCTCTGGGGAGATAAATATAAGGTCAAAACTCAGGAAGAAGCACGCCAAAATGCCGAATACGCCCGAAAAAAACTCCTTGAGGGTGAGGATTTTGCCACCCTGGCTAAAAATTTATCAGATCTGCCTTCAGCTGAGGATGGCGGCGACATAGGCACTTTTGAAGAAAAAGAACTGGCCGCCTATATGCGAGATACAATACTTGCCATGCAACCAGGTGAGACAACTCCCATTATTCAGACTCCTGTCGGGTTTCAAATCCTGAAGCTTTTGTCCTCCAATAAAGATAATTCACAACCGTTGCCATTTAATGAAGTCCATGATGAGATTAAAACGTTACTGTTCCGCCAGGAAATGGAAAAAAGCTACGACCAATGGATAAGTGACATTCGAGCAAGTTCCTACATCAAACACAACCTTTAG
- a CDS encoding lipoprotein-releasing ABC transporter permease subunit — MQFEWFVSLRYLKAKRKQGFISLITLISVAGVALGVMALITVLSVMTGFTDELRDKILGINSHIIVQQLGTQIEYPEEVRKQLDQLPEITATTPYIFTQTMITSDRGGTGAIVRGIDPDSANAVLDLDKYVQGCRLTDLTIASNDPRALPKIILGNELAKQLRVFKGERIRLISTNGPLTPVGIIPRVKTYEVAGIFKTEMYEYDSSLAYVSLASAQEFLELGQSVHGVEVKLTDIYQARNVAKSIESYLGPGYIAKDWIQMNKNLFSALQLEKTALFIIVTLVVIVAAFNIVSTLTMMVMEKNKDIAILKAMGATVQQIRNIFIYEGLIIGLSGTFLGLLGGLTACKLLSRYQFIKLPEVYPISILPVKVLVSDVLIISICAVVISLAATLYPSWQASRVDPATALRYE; from the coding sequence TTGCAATTTGAATGGTTTGTGAGTTTACGCTATTTAAAGGCTAAACGTAAACAAGGTTTCATCTCTCTGATCACCTTAATTTCAGTAGCCGGTGTGGCGCTTGGCGTCATGGCTTTGATTACTGTTTTATCCGTAATGACAGGCTTTACCGATGAATTACGGGATAAAATATTAGGCATTAATTCACATATCATTGTTCAACAACTCGGAACCCAGATTGAGTATCCAGAAGAGGTCCGCAAACAACTCGACCAACTCCCAGAAATCACCGCAACAACTCCGTACATTTTCACACAGACAATGATTACCAGTGATCGAGGTGGAACTGGCGCCATTGTTCGGGGCATTGACCCTGACTCGGCAAATGCTGTTCTTGATTTAGACAAATATGTCCAAGGCTGCCGACTCACCGATCTCACTATCGCTTCTAACGACCCCAGAGCTTTACCAAAAATCATTCTCGGCAATGAACTCGCCAAACAACTTCGAGTATTCAAAGGAGAACGTATCAGGCTGATCTCCACAAATGGGCCATTAACACCTGTGGGTATCATACCGAGGGTTAAAACCTATGAAGTCGCTGGCATTTTCAAGACAGAGATGTATGAATACGACTCATCACTTGCCTACGTGTCATTAGCTTCAGCTCAGGAGTTTCTTGAGCTTGGTCAGTCGGTGCATGGTGTCGAAGTCAAACTGACTGATATATACCAAGCTAGAAACGTTGCGAAAAGCATAGAGAGTTATCTGGGCCCTGGATATATTGCTAAAGATTGGATCCAAATGAATAAAAATCTGTTTTCGGCTCTTCAACTTGAGAAAACCGCCCTCTTCATTATCGTTACCTTGGTTGTAATTGTCGCAGCCTTTAATATTGTCAGCACACTGACCATGATGGTCATGGAAAAAAATAAAGACATCGCCATTCTTAAGGCAATGGGCGCAACAGTCCAGCAGATTCGTAACATTTTCATTTACGAAGGGCTTATCATTGGTCTCTCCGGCACCTTTCTTGGCTTGTTAGGAGGACTGACTGCCTGCAAACTGTTAAGCCGTTACCAGTTTATTAAGCTTCCAGAAGTATATCCGATCTCAATTTTACCGGTTAAGGTATTAGTCTCCGATGTCTTAATTATCTCGATCTGTGCTGTTGTCATATCACTGGCAGCGACACTGTATCCCTCCTGGCAGGCATCAAGGGTTGATCCAGCCACCGCCTTACGCTATGAATAA